The Lathyrus oleraceus cultivar Zhongwan6 chromosome 5, CAAS_Psat_ZW6_1.0, whole genome shotgun sequence genome includes the window gttgcacttaaagcatacgagacatctggtcgagtacattACATGGaatacatgatagatcctattgcagatgcatatggaatcttattcatgcgatccctttcttccttaattgaaagggattgtgtttttgatagacacaagccatgttgcataggtatgaatcctttcttggaatcatgcacattaaagcgtctcagcactttgtctatgaatgtactctgacttaggctaagcagtttttatgatctatctctatagatcctgattcctaatatataagttgcttcacccaggtccttcatagaaaaacatttccccaaccaagactttacttgttgtagggtagggacatcgtttccaatgagtaatatgtcatctacatgtaataccaggaagacgatcatgctcccactaaccttcttgtagacacaaggctcatcttcattcttgatgaatccatattgttttactgtttcatcaaaacgaagattccagcttctggaagcttgcttcaatccatagattgatctttgtaacttacatatattttgggcttcttctggtatgtcaaatccttcaggttgtgtcatgtacacatcctcaagaagattcccattaaggaaagcagttttggcatccatctgccatatttcataatcataataTGCAGCGATAGTAAGTAAAATCCGAACatatttaagcattgcaactagtgaaaaggtttcatcatagtcaaccccatgaatttgtttatatccttttgcaaccagtcttgccttataggtatgtaccttaccatccatgtcattcttctttttgaagactcaCTTGCATCCTATAtggttaactcctacaagaggctctaccaaggtccaaacctggtttgtgtacatgaaatccatttcagatttcatggattctagccacttctcagactcgaGACTAGTTAtgcctcttggtaggtcacatgctcataTTGATCCATGAGTtatacatcaccttgatcagttatgagatattTATATCTCTCACGTAGGTGAAgtatcctgcttgacctatgttggtcttgttctacttgagcagtTAACTAAAAGTAGTTTAAATGGTGAAATTCTAAGTGAAGGGCAATGAAAGAAATGTTGAGATGAGGGTTAATGATGCAAATGACTAAAAGTAGTGGGAAACCTGATTCCTCTAGCCATCGCAAAAATCATTTCATACAAGATAAGGGCACTTTCAAACCAGGCAAAAAACTCATGGAAAATTATACACCATTAAACATTAGACAGGTGTAGATATTGTGATAAATGTGCCACATTAGGGTCATCTATAACCCTCAAACCCCAAAATGAGAAGTGATGGGGAGCTATCCATGCAAATGATGCAATTTCCATAAAGTCAAGGGTCATCCTACAAATAATCGTCATCAACTAACTAACGAAAGAGATTAATATGTTAATAGTATAAATGAAAAGTACATAGATCCACTGGTAGTCAATTATGTCCAATAACCATGGTGACATTGGTTTGAGTTCTATGTTTGACAAAATTTTAGAAATTTTTTTAAGTAGTTTTTATAATTATTAGaagtaaaataaataataaaaaattgcatgtgaaaataaaaataattcaaaaaaaattgtaagtccatgttagctgtaattaaaaaaaaaatccaatcaacactataaatatatatatatatatatatatatatatatatatatatatatatatatatatatatatatatatatatatatatatatatatatatatatatatatatatatatatatatatatatacattttTATCCCGTTAAATTCTTAAAGATTTAAAATAACGAAATCTTCAAATAAAAATATTGGttttacaaaaaaatatttaCAGTGAAAAAACAGAAATCACCTATATGGCAGAAAATAAAAGTGTATTAATCCTttatttttcatgttttgaaaGCTTTCATAAGGACTCTCTACAATAAATGTGTTTACAAATTATTGTTTTTTATAAACATTTACATTATTGAATTGACTATTTTGATATCATTTTTATGTTTAAAATATTTTGGATAAATTTTTATAAAACAGATCAAGATACATATTCAAATTATTGTTCAGTTTAAAAGGAcccttatatatatatatatatatatatatatatatatatatatatatatatatatatatatatatatatatatatatatatatatatatatatatatatatatatatatatatatatatatatatatatatatatatatatatatatatatatatatatatatatatatatatatatatatatatatatatatatatatatatatatatatatatatatattatatatatatatatatatatatatatatatatcattttccctatttcaAAATTCATAATATTTTGAACATAAAAATAACCTTTTAGATTAACCAATCGGATAATATAAgtatttataaaattaatttgCTAAGACCATCATAATAATGCTTTAAAAATACTCTTTTAGAAAAGTTTAAATTTTTGAAAACTTTGTTATAGTCCAATGTAGTATTTTctattaaaataaaaatcaatttcAAGTTGCTAGAAGGATATATATAACGTTACAATCAAGAAGAAACAAATGTTATTATCTCTTCAAATGACTGATCATTCTTATCTCGACCAGATTAGGATTTCAAATAAGGTTCATTGCTAGCCAGTGAACATTTCTATCAAATGTCAATTCAAGAAAAATAATTAGTAAcgaaaaataacaacaataaagTCTGCCATGTCCTCCATGCAATATCTTGACATTTTGCTTATGtataatttttttcaaaaaatatgTTTATACAATTTGGttcaattttttatttaatttttatggAAGAAACAAATGTTAATGAAAAAAAGCTTAATGGACCTTATGCGGTAAAGGAATTACCGAACTTTGTGATTGCGTGCCGCTTACGGCGACTTGGACGATTATCGTTTTCTGCTTCCTTTTTTTCTCAATCATGATGTTTTGATTATTCTCGTAATACTTCAATTTAAAAAGAACTAGTAACTACTAATATAAAAAATCTGCAAAACAACattctaaatgatattgtgaGGATACACCGAAACTTTTAGTAAGGATTAAATGAGTTGGTTCAAATGTACTACTTGTGATGTAATTTCATTTTCAAGCTTAGTATAGTATTTAGCTTTGCTACCGGACAATTTTGTTTTGTGTATATAAACAATTGGACAATTGTTTTGACAATCCATTCATAATAGaattttgaaactattttttATTAGAGTTTGTTATAATTTTTCTCTCTCTTCcattttcatcatcttcatttTCTTCCTCTTATGTATAAACATTTAATATCTAGAGTTTTGGTTCGGATCCACAGGAATCACTaagggaaacacgagtgaacggGGAGGCGTGTGTGATTGATTTCGTTTCTTGAATTCACGTTGAAAAATACGACCGAAATCGTAACAGAATCACATTTTTTGATTATCTATGATTGAGAAATACGAGTGTTTGGTGAGATCTTAGTGAATTTATGCATAAGATCGAAGATGAAAAGTTGAAACAGAAGCTTGAACACGAAGCTTCCAGTCTTTGATGGAAAGAATTGGAATCGGTGGATGATTCAAATGTGTTTGTTGTTTGTCGCTCAAGATATTTTGATCTCGTCATGATTATGCAGCAGTTGCAACAGATGCAACTGAAGCACAAAGGGACACATGTAGAgttgaggaagaaggatcagaaagcattgttctatattcatcagtgtgtggatgtgaatgtgtttgagaagatcgCTGATTCGACGACGACGAAGGTTGCGTGGGACATACTGGTATGTTGCTATGGAGGTGATGCATTAGTGAAGAAGGTGAAGTTTCAGTCTCTGCGTAAGCTGTAcgagaatctcaacatgaagaacaatgagaagaTACCAGATTACATCTCCAGAGTAATTCTGATTAAAAATAAGATGAAATCTTGTGGAGAGACTCTTTctgaacaagtaatcattgagaaggtattgagatctcttactcctcagtttgattacattgttgtagCAATTGAATATTCTAAGGATATGAacaccatgagaattgaagagccGTAAATCagtctagaggcacaagagttgcgtttgactgagagaaccTCTAAAAGAGAGGTAGAGCAGGCTCTAAAGGTGGTTTATAGTAAGAAGAATCAGAAGTAGTCTTGGTCTAAGGCCAAGAGGAGACATGGTGGTTATCAGAAGTCAGAAGTCTTCAATTCTGATGAGAAGAAACATCAGATAGGAAAGGAGAATTTTGACAAGAAGAAGGttcaatgttactgttgtaaTAAGTTTGACCACTTTGCTGATGAACTAGTTGTCAAACAAAGAAAGGAAATCAGAAAAAGTAAACATAGCCAGACGAGAATCTGATGATGAACTTGTGCTATTGATGGCCTACGAATCTGATGAGAATCAGAAGAAAATTCAAAGTGAATGTGGATACAGTTAACACTAAATTCCTTAGTGCAGAATGTGCTAGAGGTGACAGTGAGTTGTGGCACAAGAGATTGGGGCATCTTAACTTCAGAAACTTAGGACATTTGAGTTATAAGAAGCTGGTACATGGTATTCCTAAGATTGTGAATCCTAagaagtcatgtgagatatgcatGAAAGGTAAGCAACCTAGATTTTCATTTTCATCAGAATTAGCCCCAAGAGAAAAACATGCTTTGGGAGTAATGCATTATGATGTATGTAGACCATTTGAAGTATCTTTACTTGAAGGAAACAAGTATtttgtgtcatttgtggatgagttcacaagaatgacatgaCTAGCACTTATCAACTTTAAGCATGAGGTGTTTGTTGAGTTTCAAAAGTTCAAGGTGAAGATTGAAAAACAAAGTGGTCAGAAGCTGGAAATTCTCAaaactgatggtggaggtgaaTACAACTTTATAGAGTTCAAAAGGTTTTGTGAGGAGAATGTAATTGAGCATGAGTTTACTGCTCCATACAATTCTCAACACAATGatcttgctgaaagaagaaatataactttgcttgatatgacaaggagcatgctgaaggagaaTAAGCTCCCTCACACCTTATTGGGAGAAGTTGTTGTCACTATAACATATGTGTTAAACAGGTGTCCACCTAAGAAGCTGGAGGAAATTGTTCCTTTCGAGAAATGGATTGaagataagcaaagtgtgagccatctgaaggtgtttggttaTGTTTGTTATAATCATGTCCCAGATGCtaagagaaggaagttggatgACATGAGCATAATCATGTTTCTTGTAGAGTATGACAATACATGTGCTTATAAGCTCTACTGTCCTGTTACTAACAAAGTTGAATTCAACAAATATGTCATTAAGAAGGAATCAAATGTGTGAGATTGGAacaagtctcaatccaactttGGTACAATATTAACACCTGAGTTAACTTTTGAAGAAGTTTTAAACTCATAAGAAGAATTTGTCTTTGAAGGAGATTCTGACTCAGAAGAAGAGTCGAAAGATGAGTCAGAGtctgaaggtgactctgatgttgagaaaaaatttgaaggtgaatctgattctGATCTAGATTCTGATGATGATCCCAAATTTGGTGGTGATCATGTCTTTGAAGGTGGTTATGACTCTGAAGGTAGTCCAGTATCTGATACTATTCTAACATCTGAAGAAGATTATGAAAAAGTTCTAACATCTGATGTTGAGGAAAAAGATTTACagagtttgacatgttgcaaGATATTGAGATAGATTCTGAGGGAAAGTCATGTAGTGTGCCATGTTGGTAGACTCTGAATCAGTGAGTACTGAAGAAGCTCTCAAGAAGAAGGTATGTCTAAAagccatgaaagaagaacttgaaGCTATATAAAGAAACCAGACTTGGGAGTTGACTGAGCTTCTAAAGAACAAGAAAGTCATCAGTGTCAGATGAGTTTACAAGGTGAAACTAAAGTCATATATATCAACTGGTAAATACAAAACAAGGTTAGTAGAtagaggatttctacagaaactGGACTAGATTACTTTAAGGTGTTTGATCTTGTAGCTAGATATGAAATAATCAGACTGATGATTCTTATAGTTTTTAATAAGAAATGacctctgatgcatttagatgtgaaaTCTGCATTTATGAATGGTCATTTACAAGAGGAAGTTTATGTatcacaacctcctggattttTGAACAAGAATTAAGAAAGGATGATGTACATGTTACATAAAGCTTTGTATGGACTAAAATAAGCTCCTAGAGTCTAGAATCTGAgaattgattcatttttcaagctttaAGGATTCAGAAAATGTGAGATGGAGGTGGCGTTTATGTGTAGCATATATCTGATAGCAATATGATTCTGGTGTGCATCTATGTCGATGACATATTACTAACAGGGAGTTGTTCAGATGGGATAActaagttcaagaaggtgctgatgaatgagtttgagatgatTGATCTAGGAAATATGGTATATTTTCTAGTGATAGAGATTATGTACTCTGACAAGGGTATAATATTGCATCAGCTGAAGTATAAACTTGAGATTCTGAAGAGATTTACGCTGATGAATTGCAAGTCTGCAATCACACCTGCTGAAATAAATCACAACTTGGATTctgatgatgaggatgatgatgtaAATGCTACAATTTTTAAACATTTGGTAGGCTCATTGAGATATCTCTGCAATACCATACCTGATATGTGTTATGCAATTGaaatggtgagtaggttcatgaACAAACCAAAGTCGTCACATTACCAAGCTGCCGTCAGGATACTGAGGTATGTTAAAGGGACTttgaagtatggagttttgttctCTTTTGGTGCCAAAACTGAGTCAGAGCTGATATGTTATTCAgactctgattggtgtggagagagagttgacagaagaagtacttcTGGATATCTTTTCAAGTATCTAGGAGGTCCTATTTCTTGGTGCTTCAAGAAGCAACCAGTGGTTACATTGTCAATCTGTGAAGCATAGTACATTGCAGGTGCATTGTCTGCTTGTCAAGTTGTATGAATTTTGAACTTGCTGCAGGATCTGAAGAGTAAGGTGAACAAGCTTgtgaagctgatgattgacaacaaatcaTCTATAAGCCTTGTCAAGAATCTAGTACTGCATGGAAGAAGCAAGCGCATTGAAACAAAATTTTATTTTCTGAGGAACCAGGTTCATAATGGGGTGCTTGAAGTTGTGCACTGTAACACTCAGAAGTAGCTGATAAATGTTTTGACTAAGGTTATCAAGACTGAACACTCTATCCACTTGAGGGATGAAATCGATGTTGTAAAGTTTGAGTAGCTAAATATGAATTAAGGTATGGTGTTATATGTAGTTTCATTTTCAACTTAGTATAGTCTTTTAACTTAGCCTATGTGGCATTTTAGTTTTGTGTATGTAAAGAATTGTGCAACTATTCACAATCAATCCATAACAAAATTTTGAAATCATTTTTTGTTAGAGTTTGTTAGaatttttctctctcttttctccctcttccatcttcatcttctttctCTTGTAACTACCGAGATGTAAAACTGATAGCAGGCACCTCAATGACTAAGATATGTTGTACCAAGATGTAAAACTGATAGCAAGCACCTCAATGACTAAGATATGTTGTACTGTGTGTTTAACAAAGAGTGTTTTAAACGGTCATGAGAACAATTGTGTTAGTATAACGAATGAGTGAATCAAGATTTCATACAAATAGTATAATTACAACAAATCATTTTCCAATTGCTATGTTACTCATTATTCTTAGAAAAATTAATCACTTATAATTAAGTTGTATTAGTTTTGCCATTCTATGAGTTGTTGTCCTTTCACCATGAGAATATGTGTAATTTATACATCATTTTATAtatttataattaaattaaaaaaatttgaGACTTTATTTGACTCAACATTATGAAGCCTAAGTCATTGTTTGAATCGCCTTACCATTGGACCGGCCCTAGGAGCAAAGGAGATGACGATTCAACTACGAGAACATGGAAGAAACGGGTATTATGGCGCAAACACTGAAATAATGCCAGAGATGACTGAATGCCAACGTATGATGGAGCGACACGATGCTTGTTGGACAAAGACAGTGTGGCGCGGTGCTTGCTTGATGGCGTGCTGTGTGATGCTTCTCAAGAGATTCAACTTTTGTGTTACTGTCTCTATGGTTCAACAGATGGGAAATGAAAGATAAGAGATTTTAATGTAGGGGAGGAAAAAAAGAGAGGAGAGAATGAAAGTGTTTTTAAGTGTGTTTGGTTTGATGAAGGGAATGAAGAGATTTTAATGGAAAGAAATTTCAAAATTACATTATTTTACCAATGGAAGTATTTAAGATAACGTTAAATAAAAGGACATTTAAGTCCAAACAAATAATTTACAGAGTGTTGAAACTTCTATAAGGAGAATCCACGTTGATAGAATGTAGATTTGTATCAGACATATATTCTGCAGTTGCATCTATTAAGATGCTCTCTTCTTCAGGGGTAacattattttcattttgttgGTAATACTGTTGAATCATCTCCAACTTTTTCCCTTCAAAAACTTGGCTTGTGTCTGACACCACTTCTTCCACAACAGAATTTCCTTCAAGCATGCTTACCACTGATGACATGGTTGGCCTGTGCATTGGAGAAACATGAGTGCATAAAAGAGCCACATTGATCATGACCATTACTTCCTCTTTTTTGAAATCTTCACCTAACCTCTCATCAACTAGGTCCATTATGTTACCTTCTTCCTTCAAGAGATGCACCTGATAAACATGAAATTCAATCTTAGTTATGATATGAATCCACAGCTTAAAAACATCTTGataaaaattgaatgagattttTGAGGAAAACTTTATATAAAAACAATGAGCTTCTAGATATTGTGCCGATTTTTCAAATTGGCTAGAAAATATGAGGTTATGGTTGTGACAGTTTACCCAATCAACAATACAGAAGCATTCATCCTTAGGCCTACTCATGGTGTTGTGCTTCCCACTAACAATTTCCAAGGCAACAACTCCAAAACTATAAACATCTGCTTTCTCGGTCAAATATCCATGCATTGCATATTCTGGAGCCATATATCCACTGCGACATTGAAATTTCATATATTAGCTTATATCAAAATATCATTTAAAGCCATAATAAGTAGAGTAAACTAAATTTGATAAGTACTTTTTAAACTTTTTTGCCTAACACTGCAGTTAGACTTAGAAAATGATAAACAACATTCAACAAATTCCTTTAAAAAGAAATTAATATATGAAAACTCACTAAGTGCCAGCTACTCTAGTGGTCATGTGAGTGTGTCCCTCGTCTTTAAGCTTGGCCAAACCAAAATCAGATATCTTTGGATTGAGATCTTTATCCAGTAACACATTAGTAGCCTTGATGTCTCTGTGAACTATCTTTAGCCTCGACTCTTCATGAAGGTAAGCCAGACCTCTAGCAATGCCAACGCAAATTCTCTTCCTTGTCGACCAAGCCAATTTCAATTGATCTTTTGCTTTGGCTTCATTTTAGAAACGTCAGAGAAATTAGGCAACATAATCATATGGTTTATATATGCTTTGTATACAATATTGTATGTTATATAAATAATGAAAGAGCTACAAAACTTGACCGCAGAAAATATTTTATTACCAAACAAAGCACAAGCAAGGCTATTATTTTCCATGTATTCATATATCAGCAATAACTGATCTCCCTCCATACAACAACCATAGAGCTTAACTAGACAAGGGTGTTGCAAAGCAGAAATTAAGCCAATCTCATTTATAAATTCACGATTCCCTTGCTTTGATTTAGAAGAAAGTTTCTTAACTGCTACTATTGTGCCGTCCGAAAGAACACCCTACAATCCAGGAATTTATATTGTATCTCCATATATGAGTGAAGTTGTAAAGAAGTAACAACAATAATAGAGCTTTCAATTATAGTAAAATAAAACTGTAGATTGTCCTTAATACCTTGTAAACTGGACCAAACCCTCCTTCTCCAATCTTGAAGGCTATATCAAAGTTGTTAGTTGCAGCTTTGATTTGCCGTAACGTAAATAACCCAGGTTGGAAATCTAAACCCTTTACCTCTGTTGGTTGAAgtaaaaataaatagataaatagATAAAATTAGAGATACCTTTTGAGTAACTTCCACATCAATAAGTTTGGCAGTTACAAATGAATCTAGATACAATGGCATCCTTGAATAAACAATCAATATATTGTCTATAAATGTTTACAAGAATCAAGATACAAGTCATGCAAACAAATTCAAACCAAGAAAGATCTAGAAATTTTGCATCATGGACCACATTGTGAGGGTTTTAAAACTACATTTGTGTTGTAATTGTAAATCACAGAAAATTTTGTATTGCAACGCCTGCATGGGACTATATAGTGCTCACACAAATTACTATGAAAATTTTGAGATTATAAAAATTAACTTT containing:
- the LOC127081872 gene encoding uncharacterized mitochondrial protein AtMg00810-like: MILVCIYVDDILLTGSCSDGITKFKKVLMNEFEMIDLGNMVYFLVIEIMYSDKGIILHQLKYKLEILKRFTLMNCKSAITPAEINHNLDSDDEDDDVNATIFKHLVGSLRYLCNTIPDMCYAIEMVSRFMNKPKSSHYQAAVRILRYVKGTLKYGVLFSFGAKTESELICYSDSDWCGERVDRRSTSGYLFKYLGGPISWCFKKQPVVTLSICEA